Part of the Bacillus cereus group sp. RP43 genome is shown below.
TAACGATTTTAGCAACAGCACTTGTTGATACAGGATCCCGTATGGATGATGTAATTTATGAGGAGTTTAAAGGAACTGGAAACATGGAACTTCACTTAGATCGCTCATTAGCTGAGCGCCGTATCTTCCCAGCGATTGATATTCGTCGCTCTGGTACGCGTAAAGAAGACCTATTAATTCCGAAAGAACATTTAGACAAGCTGTGGGGCATTCGTAAAACAATGCGTGATACGCCAGACTTTGTTGAAGGCTTCTTACGTAAACTTCGTCAAACAAAGACAAATGAAGAGTTTTTACAAAACATTGTTGCAGACTCAAAAAGGTATGTAACAACTAAGTAAAGGGAAAAGATTGGGACTCGCTTATTTCGTAGTAAGCGAGTTTTTTATGTTTTTAAGGGAATATTAGAGAGAGTAATATATGGAAAAAATTTGTTTTTTGAGATGAAAATCATATTTTGTGCGAGAGAACCTTAGCCAGTCAGAGCTAAGTGAGCCGCTTGCGCTTTTAGGTATATCCAGCTCCAGCGGCTAGAATGGTCGGTGGCTTCGCGTCTTCCTACGAGGCAAAAAGCGCCTCTATGTCAGAAGCTCCATCCCCTTCTCATTCTGAGCGAGCCGCTTGCGCTTTTAATTTTTAAAAAGACAAAAACAGGTAGTTGCAAAATGGAGTTAGCCTTGTTATAATTTCATCATATGTGTTTCATCAATATAGTTGTGTAAGCAGCTGAAGATGAAAAACTCTGTTTCGAAAATGATTCAGGGCGGAAGGAGATGAAAAGAATGAAAGCAGGAATCCATCCAAATTACAATAAAGTTGTATTTATGGACACGAACACTGGCTTCAAATTCTTAAGCGGGTCTACAAAAGGCTCTAGCGAAACTGTTGAGTGGGAAGATGGTAACACTTATCCATTACTAAAAATTGAGATCAGTTCTGATTCTCACCCATTCTACACTGGACGTCAGAAGTTTGCTACTGCAGACGGACGTGTTGACCGCTTCAATAAGAAATACGGTATTAAGTAATAAAGAACATAAAACAGGCAAGTGTATGTATTCGCTTGTCTGTTTTTTTTGCGAAAATATTAAACCTTTACCCTACTTTGGATTAGGAAAGTAGATGAAAGGAGAGCTCAATGTACTTAATGAATCAAAATGGTTGGATTGAAGTGATTTGCGGGAGTATGTTTTCTGGGAAATCAGAAGAGCTCATCCGCCGTATACGCCGTACGCAATTTGCGAAACAACATGCGATTGTATTTAAACCATGTATTGATAATCGTTATAGTGAAGAAGATGTTGTATCACATAATGGATTAAAGGTTAAAGCAGTTCCTGTTTCAGCTTCAAAAGATATATTTAACCATGTAACAGAAGAAATGGATGTTATTGCAATCGATGAGGTACAATTTTTTGATGGGGACATTGTGGAAGTGGTGCAAGTATTGGCAAATCGTGGCTATCGTGTCATTGTAGCTGGATTAGACCAAGATTTCCGTGGTCTACCATTTGGACAAGTTCCTCAGCTGATGGCGATTGCTGAACATGTGACTAAATTGCAGGCAGTTTGTTCTGCATGTGGATCTCCTGCAAGTCGTACGCAACGTTTAATCGATGGAGAACCAGCGGCATTTGATGATCCAATTATTTTAGTTGGGGCTTCAGAATCGTATGAACCACGTTGTCGTCATTGTCATGCAGTACCTACAAAACAAAGATAAACGAAACTCGCTATGTAGAGCGGGTTTTTTTCGAAAATAGATGAAGATTGGTGGCCAGCTCTTCGCACAGCTAAGAAATTTAGGCAGTCAGAGCTGAGCGAGCCGCTTGTACTTTTAAATATATTATCTAGCTCTAGCGGCTAGAATCTCCGGCCATTTCACTCTCTCGCTCGAAGCAAAAAGCGCTTCAAGGTCGAGAGTTGAAAGTGTCCTGCGATTCTGAGCAAGCCGCTTGCGCTTTTAAATATAATTTGCGTTTTTTTGATTAAGTACCATATACTATTTGTATTAGATACTAGGATGTAGAGGTGAATGGTGTGTTAGATCGTTTGCAAGCTGTAGAAGATCGTTATGAGAAGTTAAATGAGTTGTTAAGTGACCCAGAGGTTATTAGCGATACAAATAAGCTTCGTGAGTATTCAAAAGAGCAATCTGATATTCAGGACACGGTAGAGGTGTACCGTGAGTATAAAGATGTTCGTGAGCAATTACGAGATGCAAAAGCAATGTTAGAAGATAAGTTAGACGCTGATATGCGTGATATGGTAAAAGAAGAGGTTTCTGAATTAGAAGGACAAGAGAAAACATTATCAGAACGTCTGAAAATTTTACTTGTTCCAAAAGACCCTAATGATGATAAAAACGTTATCGTTGAGGTTCGTGGTGCTGCTGGTGGTGACGAGGCGGCTTTATTTGCTGGTGATTTATATCGTATGTATAGCCGTTATGCTGAGGTGCAAGGTTGGAAAACTGAAATTATCGAAGCGAGCTATACAGAGTTAGGTGGATATAAAGAGATTATCTTTATGATTAACGGTAAAGGTGCTTTCGCGAAGCTGAAATTCGAGAATGGTGCTCACCGTGTACAACGTGTTCCTGAAACGGAATCTGGTGGACGTATTCATACATCTACAGCAACTGTAGCTGTATTACCAGAGGCAGAAGAAGTAGAAATTAATATTCATGAAAAAGATGTTCGTGTTGATACGTTTGCTTCTAGTGGTCCTGGTGGACAAAGCGTTAATACAACGATGTCAGCGGTACGTTTAACACATTTACCGACTGGTGTAGTTGTATCTTGTCAGGATGAGAAATCACAAATTAAGAATAAAGAAAAAGCGATGAAAGTATTACGCGCACGTGTTTATGATAAGTTTAGACAAGAAGCGCAAGCTGAGTATGATCAAA
Proteins encoded:
- a CDS encoding type B 50S ribosomal protein L31, whose product is MKAGIHPNYNKVVFMDTNTGFKFLSGSTKGSSETVEWEDGNTYPLLKIEISSDSHPFYTGRQKFATADGRVDRFNKKYGIK
- a CDS encoding thymidine kinase translates to MYLMNQNGWIEVICGSMFSGKSEELIRRIRRTQFAKQHAIVFKPCIDNRYSEEDVVSHNGLKVKAVPVSASKDIFNHVTEEMDVIAIDEVQFFDGDIVEVVQVLANRGYRVIVAGLDQDFRGLPFGQVPQLMAIAEHVTKLQAVCSACGSPASRTQRLIDGEPAAFDDPIILVGASESYEPRCRHCHAVPTKQR
- the prfA gene encoding peptide chain release factor 1, whose protein sequence is MLDRLQAVEDRYEKLNELLSDPEVISDTNKLREYSKEQSDIQDTVEVYREYKDVREQLRDAKAMLEDKLDADMRDMVKEEVSELEGQEKTLSERLKILLVPKDPNDDKNVIVEVRGAAGGDEAALFAGDLYRMYSRYAEVQGWKTEIIEASYTELGGYKEIIFMINGKGAFAKLKFENGAHRVQRVPETESGGRIHTSTATVAVLPEAEEVEINIHEKDVRVDTFASSGPGGQSVNTTMSAVRLTHLPTGVVVSCQDEKSQIKNKEKAMKVLRARVYDKFRQEAQAEYDQNRKQAVGTGDRSERIRTYNFPQNRVTDHRIGLTIQKLDQILQGKLDDFINALVMEDQAQKMEAAE